catgtcccagacatggtcttacatgggacctctcatctcggtgtcaacgccatgtcccagacatggtcttacatgggacctctttactcaaatgccatgacatttgtatccaatacattcccaATGTTTCAACGGGATTTTTTagcactgattctctgtcatctcatacttgagtcaatattaaataatttcatgaaataaatacataattgctggaaaatagaagcattaataataattattgaaatattgcatttatttaccgtaaacttacctcggtacaaaatatgatcaaatctaacactttagtcttcaaccttttttcTTTCCCAGTTAACTCCGAATTTTATTCTTCttgataatcgagcttggaagcttgaaaaaccccaaccatggtttccccttgtgaaattcggccatggggttgaatatggacaaaaattggcttttaattttgtttttaattcattttaataactaaatgaccaaaatgcccttaatgaaaaactttggaaacatgcctaaccatgtccatttttgtctaccaacttaaccaatggtctaattaccatataaagacctccaatttaaaatttcataacaattggacacctctaacatgtagaactcaacttttgcactttttacaatttagtccttttgactaaattgagtgcccaaacgttaaaatttttgaacaaaattttcacaaaatcattccgtgaaatcgagaccataaaaatataagaaaaataaattttttctcatcaaatttgtggtcctgaaaccactgtttcaactagtcccaaaatcagggtgttacaaatacggtattgcaggaggtattgatggagaagacctcatctgtCTTGCGAAAAAGGTTacaaactctttatgcgactaagtctctggttAACAGTTTAGTGCtgaaacaacatctatttacgtttcgcatgaacgaaggtgagcttcttagagatcacttCAGTTAATTCATTATTCTtttcaatgatttaaagaacattgaggttcatattgacaaTAAAGATCAGGTTATGCTATTAttatgctctttacccccttcatacaagtctttcagggagaccctgatttatggcagagacaaactcttgttCGAAGATGTGAAAAGTCATTTGTTAAGTAGAGacaactcgacaatgagtttggtttgcaTAGCAAGgaagataggcaagcttccattttggtagcatcaaataaacgagacaaaaggtgtcgctactGTAAAAAGTTAGATCACATCACAGtatattgttataaactgcgaaataaaagagttgttgagagtaacgaggaagatgtagttggtgctaatttggccgatgaaagcaatgatgatttcttgttagtgtcaacaagcaataactccaagctcacgtctgaGTGGATCTTATAtttaggatgttctttccacatgtgtcccaatagagaatggttctccacatatagttcggttgaaggtggagttgtgcacatgggaaacaattcatctagtaaggtaattggtattggtactgttaaaattaggatacacgatgggacgattaggacactctcaaatgtcaggtatgtacctaatttacaaaagaatctcatctcattgagtattttagacttgaaaggatgcagaatcaacatcgagtcgagcgacattaaagtatctcgtagagctctcgttttgttaaaaggtaaaagaactggcagtctttatattttggaaggttcaacagtgaccggtgaaatcgaaCATCCCTCATCCGTTACGGAGTCGAAGTAAACTTGTTTGGagcagaggcaacttggtcataagagggaaaaatgtatgactatttcgttgaagagaggttctcttttggatgtaggttttgaaaagttagggcactatgtttgtgaaaatcagacccaggttagttttgatttggcagtgcacaagttgaaggctagaagtcttccagcttctaagcacagattcgactcaattaattcccttcatagttcaagataggctcatggcaagctttggcaaagatggcgttgtaagaattcgtgtcaatgtggagattgttagagttgtgtgacccaaattctaagagattgcttgcaagtcaagttaaacaaaatatattttctttctagaagatttagtatttattagtataatatatttagcatttattagcataatttatttgacctactaatttagcctacaaataggttcttttacaaccttagaaaatacacccattagagattagaactcataacacatttagagaattttgtgtttacgttttgagagttctttgttttcgagtttttggggtttagtttttatcttcatcttttgtactcttcgttctttttccattatagtaaaattatctttgcctgtggttttttatcctctttggatgtgtgttcaatttctcaatttattccactattttttttacttgttactTAATCGAGTCGATtctaacatatattataataatatatatataatagtagtacattatatattactattactattattatgtattcttgtttattattatattagttgaaatatgctctaagtccTTACATTTTTCGTACATTTAAAAGTTAGCCCTCCTACTGTATTGTAGTATactatatcatatcatataatatattaatagtttatattatgcataaacatttaatattatgtaatattatatcctttattataatctatattataataatagttatatatgtattttttgtaatagttatatatgatattatattatattattaatagtacatatattatattattattttatgtattagtaATATACTAATTTAATATATCGATTTAAGGTTAGGTTAAGTAATCGATTTTGATAatagttatataatatattattatattatcattaaagtttaattttatagattttaataattattaattctatatatttattatacatatataattatagcattaaaaatattttatattaaattcatatatttacaaatttatttcCCTTTATAAATAacgtaaaaaatattattaattacttttcttattaataaaattttaatataaatatgcgATGGTTATGaatacattttcaaaaaattaaagaattaccatttatttatattttaagtaatatcataaaattatattaattattaatgtttattatGGTTGTTCAGTTATAAAGTTACGCTTTTTGGGCTTTGAGTCGAATTTATCTCGAGCTTGGTCCAAATTGGCCTTGAGCTCGAGCATATTATGGGCTCGGGATTTCTCAGACTCGAGCTTTTTCGAACTTGAATCTGTTACAAACTCAGATAGGCACGGACGAGCTTTTGGGCTCAAGCTTGTTTTGTCAACTCTACACCTCTTGAAAAGGAAAAGCACCTACTCATAAGTTCTTATTTCCAATCCTCACTTATTTAAGCGATCATGTCTTAAGGTTAAAAGAACATTACATAAGCAACATAGATTATgattttgtccaatgaccttgtcacatgggtgttaccctcataagatatccatAATTCctttatgttaaatatattcacctaatttgatccattttatctCATGGTCACAATAGCATCTTCTGTAATGAAAATGAACAATATTTGCAAACAGTAGTCATATTCATTCATCCCAAACAAATAACCCATGGTCACATTCCATTTTCATAGTTCATGCAATGCCATTGAAAGgtttatttgaattatgaattCCAGTATTGTGAGTGAAGTCATGTCATACAAAAGTCATACACTTAATATACTAACTTTCACTCACTACCATGAGAGCACATGTTTTCAATATATTAAAGTAAATGGGTTTTGTATACAAGATCAATCACTTGCTTCACACTATgcatgtcacaagtgaataaatcaataaatgGATCAAGAATAAATTTTACTTTGGTCTAGTCTAAAGTATTATCGACCCAACCAATGACACCTATGTTTCTATTTTTAGGAGTTAATAGCTCTGATAGCCAAGACAAGCTATCTCTACAATTGTACTTATAGACAATATAATCGTCCTCTAAAATCATTTGCTTTGTTTGATTCCTTTGGACAACGGACAATTTAGATTacctattaatataatttgtttttttctcattataatcatttccttttgatgcaacttaatatttgttaaaatattagATAATCAGTGAGTGAATAACTGTTTATACATTTTACTTTTCATACAAAAATCATTAAAGACAACTATACAAAAATatgattaattatttataagaaaatttatttattaaactagTTCAAAAATTACGAAATTAGTGTACTAAAGCACAAATCCTAACATGATTACCCTATGGTAGAAGGTTGGTCTTGGGGCTATGAAAAAGAATCTTGCTAAGTGTAATGAAAAGTGAATTGATGTGAGCAGGTGAAATGGGCGAAGTCTGCACTGCTATTCTCGTTCTTTCTTATAGACTGGTCTAAACAAATGTAGTTTAGGGAAGTAGGTGATTTCGCGAGGTGGATCTTGTTTGTATGATATAATAAACCTCATTTTCTATGTAAATGAGACTCAATCAATTCAATTTGTCATGCTCAGTCTTCTCCTCCAGTATTTTTGTAAGCTTCGTTTTAGAGTTTAAACTATTTTATaccttcaaatttttttattaaatagattttgGATGGAATCCAATTTGATTTTGATCTATATTGTCATAGAGAGAAGGTAGTCAATAAGGACAAAACTAAAAAGATTTTTTAgggattgaaattaaattataatttggaTGAATCCCTAATCTTATTAAAAGGAAGCGGGTTTCAATTCCTTTAAAGTTTCAATCACCAATCTCATTTGGCTAGCATAGAACCTCAAGTCCCACAACCAATTTACTCTGCGGAGATGACTATTTGtcaaaattttaaccaaaaaaaatcctATTAGGGGATAGTGTCGAACAAGAAGATGATGATGGGGTGATATGGTGGTTGAAGAGATGAAGAAGGATGGTGATAAGGGCTGCGCGAAGCAGCTGGGGAGTAAGGCATACTTTGATGATTTTTCTTGTTTATTGGGGTTATTTGGTTTAATAGGACTGACCTATTATTTGGAAGAGACTCAACTTTACTTGTATCTCTATTAAATTGTAAATACTCCACTAACTTGTATTTTTATCAAGATTCCTATTGTAAATCCTAAAGGATAAAGATGTATATAGTTTAAATCCTTTATGACTCTCTTACTGTAGATTAGAACTAAAATTAGCTAGTGATGGTAATTTAATATATACTGTTTAATCTAGGGGAGCTTAATTATAAATAGAGCACTCTCTCTTCATTTGTAATCCCTTAACTTATTCTTGAGTTAAAGAATATATTTGAGAGTGTTTATTCAAACACTTTGTGTGTATTGCTTTTTTGTGGTTTTTCAATTCTTTTGTTACTCGTTCGCTTTGAGTTGCTTCCATTATATTttggtgccttagagaatttttgTGAGAATTCTCATATTTCAAAAGTTAGGTTGACTTAGACGAATTTAAAGTAAAGAAATCGCCTAAAATCGCACGGTTTTTCAGACTAAAATCCTAATGCCGTGACAAATAGATGATGATGAAACAAAGAAACTAAAACTATTAGGGgtactttttaaaataatatttttatttaataaaattccgTTCCACATCAAATTTTCgtttaaaattttaagggaaGTGATCAAAATTATCCAACTTTGTACGTGGgtgtgtaaattttaaatttattttaatatttaaaataaattttttgataattaagtgataattttgACCATGCATTATAATGTAAAAATGTAATgcaaacgtaaaaaaaaaaaaatcacgtATCAGTCTCTAAGATTTTTAGGGCATTCAAATTATACATAATCACATAATAATTAATCGAAAAGTTAACCATGTTAACTATTtggaataattaataatattttaaaaatataagggtaaattattttagaaattaaagtataaagattaaattttagatttagaCATAATAAAAGGACCTAAactataatttaatcattttttacaaTGTAGGAAAAAAAGGCATTGACGCGTGgcatatatagtttttatataaagTATATAGAACGTTTTTTCTTACAAGAAAGAATgagttatttaaatataaaaatattattttaaagagaaataaaaaaagttaatcataaaaatgttttaattttttaaatataaaaaggaGTAGAATTGgagaaaatagatatttattaggATTTATAtcggttaaaattttaaaatggtttataaacattaaaatattttaattaaaatttttcatcaatGTGGCATCAATTTCCATATTAAAACATGTGTATACTTattatatgaataattttaaataattctattaaaatttaagagGATTTCTTTTAACACTATCCGAGATACGTATTTAAAATTTGGCCAAATATTTTAGTACGTTCCATAGATCCAAAACCTAACATTCAAcactaaattaatagaaaattttgattaataaaataatgatacTTTGAAGATATAACAAGAGGCATATagtgaaattaataatattaagaagttttggataaaaataaatctagctataatatattttaaaggataataattagtattttttaactaaaagttaaaatataaaatacagaATTTACTTTAAAATGACCTTATtcatttattgttttcttttcttctctttccaTGTGGCTTTGAAGTAACATTTTGACTTTAGTATCAGTAGGAAAATATTACTAGTCATTTCCATATTATCCAGgaaaatataaaatagttttttGACACCTTCATGACAGTCACTTCAAAGAATTAACActtgacatttttaaaatatagaggaacatataataaataatatagacAAACATAAGTTCAAATTTTATCATAAGttcaagttattttttatttaaaaaaataaaaaaaactaaattattttataatttcctAATACCGCTCGTAGCTCAACCAAGGATTATTAAAGTTAAACCAAATCGTAATTTAATAAGTAGAGGTAAATTTGAAGCTCAACTTTGATTTTGTCTAAACTCATTTGATTCTTTTGTAAATCTAATTCCACAAAATCACACCAAattccatcttttttcttttccaaatagCAAAGCATCACAGATGGAAACTTGGTGAATACATTTCTTTATACAGCTTTTgagaaaagataaaaatgaatGAAGAAGAAGAACTGAAACTACAGCACAATGTTGCCGGGAAATTCAACATTTATATGAAATATTCCCATTTGACTAGTTACGGTCAGCAATTTACCATATGTCAGCTTACACAAACAATCCATGCCCACACTTCACTATCTCTGCACCACAATTAAATTTCATTTCTTTGGTGAACCAGAGGTAAAATAAGGTGAGAGTTTTTAAATCTTACTTCAACCTACATTACCGTTTTCAATCACCTCCGGAACCTTGTAAGAATCCACCCCCACCTCCGTCAGTTGTAAGCCCGGGAACAACGACTGCACCCATAAAGCAAAAACCAGTGGTTATTGAAGTAAACCGAAAACAATCGGGTAATCATTACCCGAAAAAAAAAAGTACCAAGTGAAAGAGAAATATTATAACTTACATCCAATTCCCTTTGAACATAACGTGCGCGTTTCTTTGGCCTTTTTCGAGGGCGACGCCCAACCATCACCATGAAATCCTCCTCGATCTCTTTCTTCGACAGCGGCACCGAGAATTTCGGTCGTGCTCTTTTGTTCTCTTCTGCCGCCGTCGCCGACGCCACCGACGGTCCTCTCACTCTTATTCTGGATGAGCTGATCACCTCATTCTTCGTCGGAGAACTGTGGTTGCTGTTCGTTTCTCCATCATCAATCGGAGCCTTGCACGCCGCACGCCTCGTCCTGAGATTCCACGGCCTCtcctccacctccacctccaccgtCGGcgatttttccttctctttttctttgtctTTCCATTTCTGTTTAGGCTCTTTGAATTCATTCTCATCGACCACCATCTTATCACCGTCGGAGACTTTGTCCCTAAAAATTGCATCTTTGATCTTATCCGCCGCCGTTTTAAGATCCTTCATAATCTTCTCCCTAACAGCCTCGATCCCCTCCGCGGTCTCTCCCTTCGGAATCATCAAGCGTTGCTCCCTCCCATAATCTTTGGTCGGAGACGACGCCGATTCTTGCCGCCTCATCCCACCAACCATCAAGCCCTCAAATTTCGACGGGGGAGATCGGCGTCTCTGAAAGCGACGACGACGATGACGATCAGCAACGGAGGCGGAGGAAGATTCGTCGGTGGCGGTGGCGGCGGCGGAAACATCACCAAGTTTCATACACCTTAGATACCTCTGATTCCCCCACTTCAAACATGGGAGATTGAAATTGTGAAGAGGATACGATCTGTCGGATCCCATCGCCAGGTCTCTATCACCAGAACACACCATTGATCGCATCAAAAACACAGTGGCCAAGCTCAATCTTTCAAACACCCAACGgagagattttttttataaatataaatttgatttcCCGTTGAGGAGTGGTTCCTTCTATGCGAATGCCAATCACGGTTTTAACGTTCGGGTATATGGGATTTTTGGAGGGTTTCCTCGTAATTTTAAGTCTTCGGTGGAGCGCTTCAGGCTAAAGTGCGCCCTGGAGCTTACATTAGGGGACCTAACTTCACCCGGGTGATACGTCGTTTTGAGTTACATGGTTGGCCTAGCTACCGTTTGATAAAAACCacgtttttttatttaatttccctTCTGCTTTCTTGTACTTGATAATTTAtacattgcattgcattttcgtttagattatttatttataatatttgtattCACTTCTAACCATTTAAATGTCCTGTTATTCGAATTtagcatttttttaatattatatttgtgatattttttaattttcgatacatatatttgataaaaattatatattttgatatttaaagataattttttaagatttaattcGAATTTTGTGTTACTACacttaatatataatttgatactCATAGGGttctacttttttttatttgttttgatgaTTTTATGGCTTGTTAAAGATgtaacttttatataaaaattttctattaatttaaaatttttttataattttagggttaaattgataaTACGCATAAAAATTAAGAactgaaattattattataccaaataaaaaatagagaacacattaataatgaaattataagaCATAATTAAGTAACCGATATTgtagttaaagaaaagaaaggtgaACATGATGAAACAGTAATAGCTCTGTGTTTGAACATAAATGAGACTAGTTATAgtagtaaaaaagaaaaagagttggaatttaattcaaatttccaagtttgattaaattttttatttttaaaattaattgaagataaatttcAAATAACTTAACTCATTCCATTAGATAAAAGATAAGCTTGAGTTTTATAGTTGACTTCAAACCTATTGGGATAAAtctgattaaatttaaaataaaaattccaaagTATTACAATGCTCAATTTTGACTTGTTGGATAATTCATATTGTTggtttctaaaaaaatattcagctttttttctaaaatgaaattttgtcaTACAAATGTAGATatttaacatacaataaataatatataattgatgCAGATAATCAATAAGTGAGTTAAGATTTTAATGTGGGTCCAAATTCTATTATaatctatattttatttaattttttaaaataaaaaaaaattaaaataccttTGAATTTTAATTCCATACTTTTCAATCttaataaatttatgatttttttaatgatgAGAATTTTAAACTCTGTAAATAGCGTAAAACATTGTCGCTTATTTCAGTAAATTTCTATGGATTATTAACTTTTAAGTATATTCatttataaaaacaaataaattttatgataattatgggGCGAGGGACACCAAAATCCTATTCACCttacataataaaaaattttaagtcggcttataaaatataagattaattaGCACACTAGTGGATATGTTATATTATTGCATTTCCTTCAGGTAAAATTATATTATgtgatttgaaaaatataatattgcttaaaagcatattttattaaattatttttataaattctttatatttttcacAAAGGTTGATTTTTTTAAGCTTAATGGTATATGATAAAGTTCCTGaactttttcgaaaaaaaaattcaactcaatcACTGCAAACATTTTTCAACTCAAATGGGCCACTGaactaataaaattaatcaaatttgcTCTTTTACGTTTCTAGTGGAATTGCTAACGTGGTCGTTAGCGATACTAGTCATCCAATCATTGTTGAGGTGCACTACTACGTCAACATGCCATgttagcaaaaaaaataaaataaaaataattcattttccttttacccttttttatttctttcccattctccttttttttttcttctttttccttttctttctttctcctttccTCCTACAAACCCTAGTTGATGTCGTTGAGGTTCTCTGTAACGACCCAAAAGCTATTGGTGTCGGAAATGATAGTTTCGAAATCTCATATTTCGATGATcgagtcaataaatattatttaatagtatttACGAGGTTATTACAGTATTATACTAAATTTTGGTGTAATAATTTTAGCTACGTGAAAAGTTAGTTAAGATACAAGTGTATCAGTTCAAAAGTCAATGATTGTGGAAATTGAGGTTTTAGGACCTCATTTCGATAATTTGatctcgtaaatatttttaataaatatttacggagttattgaattagtgaattaaattttggataagtaatttcGAAGATTTAATGACTAATTAAGgtataaagattaaatagtagaaactataaatgttgaatttcatcgattttattagtaattgggttaattatgaaatgtttgagGTTTGCAATGGCAATTTGGCCATTGTATGATATGTTGGACGGTTGGGACTTATCTTTTTAGTGAAATGGgagttaaaaattatattttaattagaagTTTaagatatttacaattttttaaattagataaATATGTCGTTTTTTAATTAGCCAAATAGGCCGTTTTTGGAGAGAGATAGAGAGAGAGTATGAAAGCGCATCAAGCCGGACGCACTTTCCTTCAACGGTCATTTCCCAACGGCTTTTTAAACGTTGCTATCTGTAAATTTTTTAAGGGCCAACTGTAATTTTTTCTTATAAATACCAGacaatttttcattcttttcactcaaatccaactctctctattttctctaaattttcacaattttctcaaattttgtttgaaattttccAATACACTTGTTTAAAAacttatagttttattttattatttcatatattattcatttcgATTAAATTTTCACGAACGGAAAGCTCTTTGATTCATTTCGACGACAAACACATTTCTGCCGCTCAAGCGATAATGGTAaggagaaattttaaattttgttgttttcaattaagttaattttaagttttttaatttttaaaatattttattttgtcaatATAAATAAGTGGATGATCGTGTTTCTGAAGGGTTCATACATAATTTGTCAAAGAGCCTAGACACCAAAATTTGTGGTTATTTGCAAGACACAGGATTCTTACATGCGTCCCGTATGCTCGGGAGTTGCAAATTGGATCCTACACTTATTAGGGCATTGGTGAAAATATGAAAACCTGAGACagacacatttcatcttccatgcggtgagtgtacaatcacactcgaggATGTAGCTTTACACTCAGTTTACCAGTGGATGGGCCAGTCGTTACGGGGTCAGTGATCGTTCCCGGTACAGAGGACCTTTGCGGGACATTTTTGGGGAAGGTGTTGAACAAGTTTCAAGGTGGTCAGATTTTTATGAAGTGGTTGGAAAATAGTTCTAAAGAACTTCCTAAGGGCGCAATCGACGTTGGCAAAGAAAAATACGCTCGAGCATTCATCCTGAGGTTAATCGGGGTTATTCTAATGTTCAAgaaatctcaaaatttggtacacataaggtggctactacacctagtcgactttaaaaaatgcgGACGACTgagttggtgtaacacccctaaccctccTCTGTTGCTAGATTAAGATTACAGAGTGTTACGACACATAATGAACCAAATAACAACATTAAACCAtccaattattaaattaaatatcaaatattcatagacaATCCTTATTCATAGCATGTATACAATAACATGCCTTATATCGAGTTACAGAACCTAAAAATCAGTTTAGAAACAATCaaggataaatttaaaataaaacaaaaaatgtagaaaaattgaaaataggggtcacatggtcgtgtaacaTAGCCTAGACATTGTGGCTTAGGGACATGGTCATGTAACTAAACCGTGTACAATttgaaaatagggtcacacgactgtgtcatcGGACCATGTGCAaatcgaaatagggtcacacggtcgtgtcacagaccatgtgccaaaccgtgtggaataaacctacaccaaaattaaataggccacatggctgtgtggtgtgactgtgtgtggcacatggccgtgtgatagcCCGTCTGCACCTAAAATGACTTCCAAAACGAGCCAAAAAATACACATTCCTTAGGTTCCAAGCCAAACCAATATCAACCATTCACATGCCTTCAAAACACACttaaacaagcttaaaacataccaaaacatccaACCTAAGTGCGTAACCAATATGGCCTCATTGGCACCacatataatgtaacacccctaacccatatccgtcgctgaattagggttacgaggcattaccgaacagaCACAaccatttcttcttttttttaaaaaaaaccaaactgatcacaaacatagaaattaaaccatattcacatggctaaTTATATTATACAATCCAAATCTAACCAAAAtcatactcaaacctatacatgccataagatcaagTTCAAActgttaacaaaataccaaaagaagtcgatagtgtgatagactaagctgacgatccccgagctcgtaacgcgtctccaaaatctataaacaaataaacaaaaacaatcaaagtaagcttctATAGCTCagtaagtttatagcatatccaaaatacatataaacgaTCATTTGTATTATCATTATATACCTAAAAATCAAGTTATATACATCATCATTAATCACATatataaattccaaatatacttatcatttcatttcattgaATGCATGTTTATGatctttcatatacatatgtcaatagcaaataattatacttatcaaccacatgtgccgaatgcacatatatatatactttagttCACATATGCCGAACGCATAGATATATATACTCACCAGACACAAAGATTCGAGCTTTTATATGCTCATCAAAAACATAGCAAC
The genomic region above belongs to Gossypium hirsutum isolate 1008001.06 chromosome D05, Gossypium_hirsutum_v2.1, whole genome shotgun sequence and contains:
- the LOC107903872 gene encoding uncharacterized protein isoform X1, yielding MRSMVCSGDRDLAMGSDRSYPLHNFNLPCLKWGNQRYLRCMKLGDVSAAATATDESSSASVADRHRRRRFQRRRSPPSKFEGLMVGGMRRQESASSPTKDYGREQRLMIPKGETAEGIEAVREKIMKDLKTAADKIKDAIFRDKVSDGDKMVVDENEFKEPKQKWKDKEKEKEKSPTVEVEVEERPWNLRTRRAACKAPIDDGETNSNHSSPTKNEVISSSRIRVRGPSVASATAAEENKRARPKFSVPLSKKEIEEDFMVMVGRRPRKRPKKRARYVQRELDSLFPGLQLTEVGVDSYKVPEVIENEIVKCGHGLFV
- the LOC107903872 gene encoding uncharacterized protein isoform X2; translated protein: MRSMVCSGDRDLAMGSDRSYPLHNFNLPCLKWGNQRYLRCMKLGDVSAAATATDESSSASVADRHRRRRFQRRRSPPSKFEGLMVGGMRRQESASSPTKDYGREQRLMIPKGETAEGIEAVREKIMKDLKTAADKIKDAIFRDKVSDGDKMVVDENEFKEPKQKWKDKEKEKEKSPTVEVEVEERPWNLRTRRAACKAPIDDGETNSNHSSPTKNEVISSSRIRVRGPSVASATAAEENKRARPKFSVPLSKKEIEEDFMVMVGRRPRKRPKKRARYVQRELDSLFPGLQLTEVGVDSYKVPEVIENGNR